From the genome of Aspergillus fumigatus Af293 chromosome 1, whole genome shotgun sequence, one region includes:
- a CDS encoding proteasome assembly chaperone 4 family protein translates to MTTAQPVAPQTELVTPAYKPQEISFPLPKALHTTAHVHLTILETCVTIFLATTTPGEPGGSLKPMGSFIYAMPDRHSPRSVISTVLYSSPSTEEYTSRVAKILARRMSLPVYVGCSIDPRALELAVEEEMEGLSKLVEVIMDRWEKTKSQSKITG, encoded by the exons ATGACAACAGCACAGCCGGTCGCACCACAGACTGAACTTGTTACTCCGGCCTACAAACCACAAGAGATCTCCTTCCCATTACCAAAAGCACTCCATACGACCGCACACGTCCATTTGACCATCCTAGAGACATGCGTCACAATATTCCTAGCTACTACGACACCAGGCGAGCCCGGAGGCTCGCTGAAGCCGATGGGAAGTTTCATCTACGCCATGCCTGAT CGCCATTCTCCCCGTTCGGTCATATCAACTGTGTTATACTCCTCCCCCTCGACGGAGGAATATACGTCCCGAGTCGCCAAGATCCTGGCCCGACGGATGAGCCTCCCTGTCTACGTGGGCTGTAGCATCGATCCTCGGGCCCTCGAGTTGGccgttgaggaggagatggagggttTGAGTAAGTTGGTGGAGGTAATTATGGATAGGtgggagaagacgaagagtcAATCCAAAATAACTGGATGA
- a CDS encoding carnosine N-methyltransferase family protein gives MATELQQNDQVDDSEDVRSWSGDFDPLAEPEERRVLFATLDSFRQYRRTAHMNTTHRRRQAFYALPSSHWQMLAEPPFSLLDNFNRVDDAIDVNADIADSILAAGLASFGLPADPDPNDPRQNWHGTATSSDVNKAHSTIRQFYRDWSAEGRAEREICYEPVLRDLRDEFDTRHSDRNEIRVLVPGAGLGRLVFEICQAGFAAEGNEISYHQLLASSWVLNHTRGPQQHALYPFALHFSNLLSREQQLQKIMIPDKHPATVMMEAQAEDSSAFGTMSMSAADFVVLYNNPSNKEAFDAVATVFFIDTAPNLIRYIETIRHCLKPNGLWINLGPLLWHFEDGSNKGHGSGSDHSQGIGEPGNVELTEEEVFCLVERMGFSIEKRLSAENRPLCGYIQDPESMLQNLYRPSHWVARKKTEIQN, from the exons ATGGCAACCGAACTACAACAAAATGATCAGGTTGATGACTCGGAAGACGTTCGAAGCTGGTCCGGGGATTTTGATCCTCTGGCAGAACCTGAAGAACGACGGGTTCTCTTTGCTACGTTGGATTCTTTCAG GCAATATCGGAGAACGGCACACATGAACACTACACATCGCCGCCGGCAAGCGTTTTATGCTCTTCCATCGTCGCACTGGCAGATGCTGGCAGAGCCCCCGTTCTCCCTCTTGGACAACTTCAACCGCGTAGATGACGCTATCGATGTCAATGCTGACATCGCGGACTCGATTCTCGCGGCAGGCCTCGCGTCGTTCGGTCTACCAGCCGATCCGGATCCCAATGATCCACGGCAGAACTGGCACGGCACGGCCACGTCTTCAGATGTCAACAAGGCGCACTCAACCATCCGCCAGTTCTACCGCGACTGGAGCGCCGAGGGAAGAGCCGAGAGAGAGATATGCTACGAGCCTGTTCTCCGTGATCTGCGCGACGAGTTCGACACCCGGCACTCTGACAGGAACGAGATCCGGGTGCTCGTCCCGGGCGCCGGCCTGGGAAGACTGGTGTTCGAGATCTGTCAAGCAGGCTTCGCCGCAGAAGGCAACGAGATCTCATAtcaccagctgctggccaGCAGCTGGGTTCTAAACCACACCCGCGGTCCTCAGCAGCACGCCTTGTACCCGTTCGCGCTGCACTTCTCCAACCTCCTGTCGCGCGAACAACAACTACAGAAAATCATGATCCCGGACAAGCACCCTGCAacagtgatgatggaggctCAAGCCGAGGACTCGTCGGCATTTGGAACAATGAGCATGTCGGCGGCGGATTTCGTCGTGCTCTACAACAATCCCTCAAACAAGGAGGCGTTCGATGCCGTGGCTACCGTTTTTTTCATTGACACAGCCCCGAATCTTATTCGCTATATCGAAACCATCCGACATTGCCTCAAGCCCAACGGTCTTTGGATCAACCTTGGGCCCTTACTGTGGCACTTTGAGGACGGTAGTAACAAAGGCCATGGCAGTGGAAGTGATCACTCTCAGGGCATCGGGGAGCCGGGGAATGTGGAACtgacagaagaagaagtgtTTTGCCTTGTTGAGCGAATGGGCTTCAGCATCGAGAAACGGCTGTCGGCGGAAAACCGACCCCTGTGTGGTTATATCCAGGATCCAGAGAGTATGCTGCAGAACTTGTACCGGCCCTCACATTGGGTAGCGCGCAAGAAGACCGAAATCCAAAATTGA